The following proteins are encoded in a genomic region of Cryptomeria japonica chromosome 11, Sugi_1.0, whole genome shotgun sequence:
- the LOC131070677 gene encoding bidirectional sugar transporter SWEET1-like, with amino-acid sequence MADEEWEKLDKKAKVTIFLSLSNNVLFNVMGEATTKDVWDKLTTMYEMTSTTNKVFIMKRLYKLKMKEGSEDLRRKNEEPSSDEALLTVNSEVFSNQVHFLCLVITGNVFGIALFVVPLITFISVVKKGSTEEYSGIPYVAALFNCLVYTWYGLPLVTSDNILVSSVNGCGVVLEIFYICLYLTYAPPKYTVKILRLFIGVLALFAAIVAVSVLAFHGTGRELFVGIIGVAVSVAMFAAPLSIMKLVVQTRSVEFMPFFLSVSVFLCGFTWFFYGILGRDIFVALPNGLGALLGAAQILLYCVYRNSSRNNEDYERSLLQ; translated from the exons ATGgctgatgaagaatgggaaaaattagacaagaaggcaAAAGTGACAATATTTCTCTCGCTGTCTAACAATGTTCTCTTTAATGTCATGGGTGAAGCAACAACGAAAGATGTATGGGATAAACTCACAACCATGTATGAAATGACATCGACTACCaataaagtgtttatcatgaagCGGTTGTACAAgcttaagatgaaggaag gtAGCGAAGATTTGAGAAGGAAAAATGAAGAACCTTCATCTGATGAAGCCTTATTAACAGTG AACAGTGAAGTCTTTTCTAATCAAGTACATTTTCTCTGTTTGGTTATTACAGGGAATGTTTTTGGAATTGCTCTCTTTGTAGTCCCTCT GATTACATTCATCTCTGTGGTGAAGAAGGGATCCACTGAGGAATACTCAGGCATTCCATATGTGGCTGCACTCTTCAACTGTCTTGTCTACACATGGTATGGCCTTCCATTGGTCACTTCTGATAACATTCTCGTCTCGTCTGTTAATGGATGTGGCGTAGTTTTGGAGATTTTCTATATTTGTCTGTACTTGACGTATGCCCCTCCAAAGTACACG GTGAAAATTTTGAGACTGTTCATTGGAGTGCTGGCTTTGTTTGCTGCAATTGTTGCAGTTTCTGTTTTGGCTTTTCATGGCACTGGACGAGAATTGTTTGTTGGGATCATCGGAGTTGCTGTCTCTGTTGCCATGTTCGCTGCTCCTTTGTCTATAATG AAATTGGTAGTCCAGACAAGAAGCGTGGAGTTTATGCCCTTCTTCCTTTCAGTCAGTGTATTTCTCTGTGGTTTCACCTGGTTTTTCTATGGCATTTTGGGCAGAGATATATTTGTGGCG CTTCCAAATGGATTGGGGGCATTGCTTGGTGCAGCACAAATTCTACTGTACTGTGTGTACAGAAACTCCAGCCGCAATAATGAAGATTATGAAAGATCTCTGCTCCAATGA